The following proteins are co-located in the Mycolicibacterium goodii genome:
- a CDS encoding PucR family transcriptional regulator, with protein MTACLAELETIAAAYVRQVRTLTGYADSVVSDDDLHQTARTTLRLLFEMIQGNDRLAELQDYSESIGRRRARQQVPLESLLRAVRMDFPFIWEALSAHAPGGASSISDSVVWIWSAVERHTTNVQAGYLDEIARVNAELELERTFLLRQLLSVQSRDPQLHLQAAAALGLPADGEFIVVVASDQHPDEVARWTRSCAPQSAVLRLDGVEFAILTADALSREAEQRLLSVPVGVSALANGLSEIAGMWHLARELSAWAEPGHAATLPLHWDKIAARRLGAIGNAFARQTMMPLRALTTRDQKLLADTLRIYLDTGSVAETARRLYCHRNTVINRLSRVSSTTGLDPTVPRDAGALRLLLAIDAPVGETGSKH; from the coding sequence GTGACCGCGTGCCTCGCCGAGCTGGAAACGATCGCCGCGGCCTATGTCCGCCAGGTCCGGACGCTCACCGGCTACGCCGACTCGGTGGTCAGCGACGATGATCTTCACCAGACCGCACGCACGACGTTGCGGCTGCTGTTCGAGATGATCCAGGGCAACGACAGGCTGGCAGAGCTGCAGGACTACTCCGAGAGCATCGGCCGCCGCCGCGCCCGCCAGCAGGTACCCCTCGAATCGCTCCTGCGAGCCGTGCGAATGGACTTCCCGTTCATCTGGGAAGCCCTGTCGGCACACGCCCCGGGCGGTGCGTCCTCGATCTCGGACTCCGTGGTGTGGATCTGGAGCGCCGTCGAGCGACACACCACCAATGTGCAGGCCGGCTACCTCGACGAGATCGCGCGGGTGAATGCCGAACTCGAGCTCGAACGGACCTTCCTGCTCCGCCAACTGCTCAGCGTGCAGTCCCGCGACCCACAACTGCACCTTCAGGCCGCAGCCGCGCTCGGGCTTCCCGCGGACGGTGAGTTCATCGTGGTCGTCGCGAGCGATCAGCACCCCGATGAGGTCGCCCGGTGGACACGCAGCTGTGCTCCGCAATCGGCGGTGCTGCGTCTTGATGGTGTCGAGTTCGCCATCCTCACCGCAGACGCACTGAGCCGCGAGGCCGAACAGCGGTTGCTCAGCGTTCCGGTCGGTGTTTCTGCCCTCGCGAACGGGCTGTCCGAGATCGCCGGTATGTGGCATCTGGCACGTGAACTGTCCGCTTGGGCCGAGCCCGGGCACGCGGCCACCCTCCCACTGCACTGGGACAAGATCGCTGCGCGACGGCTCGGTGCCATCGGAAACGCCTTCGCCAGGCAGACCATGATGCCGCTGCGGGCGCTCACGACGCGGGATCAGAAGCTCCTCGCAGATACCCTGCGCATCTATCTCGACACGGGCTCGGTCGCCGAGACCGCACGACGGCTCTACTGCCACCGCAACACGGTCATCAACCGGCTGAGCCGGGTGAGCAGCACCACCGGGCTCGATCCGACCGTCCCCCGAGACGCAGGCGCTTTGCGCCTGCTGCTGGCGATCGACGCTCCGGTGGGTGAAACAGGTTCGAAACACTGA
- a CDS encoding amidase family protein, which yields MLSHSKEPAAAPTLAEGVYQRIRRNILEGRIMPGTRVSIRSLAEAVGVSTMPTREALKRLSFEGLVEYDRRAVTISTLSPTAIRELFTIRLRLELLATEWALPRLDADTVALLRSVLDRMADPAISAITWRELNREFHQTFYSCGDSRYLLELIHNIWDRIQPYMAIYASAMHDFTEADRQHEHMYELMLARDLDGLLDATTKHLEHTAEAIIGALGADFTTSRGNDVNYEELSISSFHQLIESGATTSAELTAWYLDRIATLDSIDNPDGPQLNSVVTVNPAALDDARAIDEEFARTGTLTGPLHGVPVLIKDQGETKGIPTAFGSTVFADYIPKSDATVVDLLRKAGAIILGKTSMCDFAAGWFSFSSRTDHTKNPYDLDRETGGSSAGTAAAVTANLCLVGIGEDTGGSIRLPASNTNLFGLRVTTGLISRTGFSPLVHFQDTPGPMARNVSDLAAVLDVVVGYDPTDSYTAVAASSPEVGDYSGALDGVDSDTLSGFRVGVLSDAFGVGVDQELTNRVVRSAVDRLRHHGTGVVDDVVLGDLATWVADTSLYTVQSKADLDAFLASRAHTGPTSIRDIVDHGQFHPLTDLMADIADGPTHPEEDPDYYRKRMRQEEWRRTLLAMMAEADVDFLVYPTVQVPAPTRADLTAKRWTALNFPTNTVIASQTSLPAISIPAGFTDTGLPVGLEVVGRPLSERALLRFARAWELAEAPRHRPQLELSKPRVTT from the coding sequence CTGTTATCACACAGCAAAGAACCTGCAGCGGCACCGACTCTCGCCGAGGGCGTCTACCAGCGGATCCGTCGCAACATTCTCGAAGGCCGGATCATGCCGGGCACACGCGTGTCGATTCGTTCCCTCGCCGAGGCGGTCGGCGTGTCGACGATGCCCACACGCGAGGCGTTGAAGCGCCTGAGTTTCGAGGGCCTGGTCGAGTACGACCGCCGCGCCGTCACGATAAGTACGTTGTCGCCCACCGCTATTCGTGAGCTGTTCACGATTCGCCTGCGGCTGGAGCTGCTCGCGACCGAGTGGGCGCTGCCTCGGCTCGACGCCGACACGGTCGCACTGCTGCGGTCGGTTCTCGACCGCATGGCGGACCCCGCAATCAGCGCGATCACCTGGCGCGAGCTCAATCGCGAGTTCCACCAGACGTTCTACAGCTGCGGCGACAGCCGGTACCTCCTGGAACTCATCCACAACATCTGGGACCGCATCCAGCCGTACATGGCGATCTACGCCTCGGCGATGCACGACTTCACCGAAGCCGACCGTCAACACGAGCACATGTACGAGTTGATGCTGGCACGCGACCTCGACGGACTTCTCGATGCCACCACCAAGCACCTCGAACACACCGCAGAAGCGATCATCGGCGCACTTGGCGCCGATTTCACCACGAGTAGGGGGAATGACGTGAACTACGAAGAGCTTTCGATCAGCTCTTTTCACCAGCTGATCGAATCCGGTGCGACCACGAGCGCCGAACTCACCGCCTGGTATCTGGATCGCATCGCCACGCTGGACTCCATCGACAACCCCGACGGGCCCCAGCTCAACTCGGTGGTGACCGTCAATCCGGCGGCGCTCGACGACGCGCGTGCCATCGACGAGGAGTTCGCCCGGACGGGCACGCTCACCGGCCCGCTGCACGGCGTGCCGGTCCTCATCAAGGATCAGGGAGAAACCAAGGGAATCCCCACGGCCTTCGGATCGACCGTCTTCGCCGACTACATCCCGAAGTCCGACGCCACCGTGGTCGATCTTCTGCGCAAGGCCGGGGCGATCATCCTCGGCAAGACCTCCATGTGCGATTTCGCCGCCGGATGGTTCTCGTTCTCGTCGCGTACCGATCACACCAAGAACCCCTACGATCTCGACCGCGAGACCGGCGGCTCGAGTGCGGGCACCGCTGCGGCGGTCACCGCCAACCTCTGTCTGGTCGGGATCGGCGAGGACACGGGAGGATCGATCCGACTGCCGGCGTCCAACACCAACCTCTTCGGCCTGCGCGTCACCACCGGGCTCATCTCCCGGACCGGTTTCTCGCCGCTCGTACATTTCCAGGACACACCAGGCCCCATGGCCCGCAACGTATCCGACCTGGCCGCGGTCCTCGATGTCGTCGTCGGCTACGACCCCACAGATTCCTACACCGCAGTTGCGGCGTCCAGTCCGGAGGTGGGTGACTACAGCGGGGCTCTCGACGGTGTGGACTCCGACACGTTGTCCGGCTTCCGGGTCGGGGTGCTGTCCGATGCGTTCGGAGTCGGCGTCGACCAGGAACTCACCAACCGCGTCGTGCGTTCGGCCGTCGACCGGCTGCGCCATCACGGAACAGGTGTGGTCGACGATGTCGTGCTGGGCGACCTGGCGACCTGGGTGGCCGACACCTCGCTGTACACCGTCCAATCCAAGGCCGACCTCGACGCCTTCCTCGCATCGCGTGCCCACACCGGACCGACATCGATCCGCGACATCGTCGACCATGGACAGTTTCACCCCCTCACCGACCTGATGGCCGATATCGCAGACGGTCCAACGCATCCCGAGGAAGATCCGGACTACTACCGCAAACGCATGCGGCAGGAGGAATGGCGGCGCACCCTGCTGGCAATGATGGCCGAGGCCGACGTCGACTTCCTCGTCTACCCCACCGTCCAGGTCCCTGCACCGACCCGCGCCGACCTCACCGCGAAACGGTGGACGGCGCTGAACTTCCCGACCAACACCGTCATCGCCTCACAGACTTCGCTGCCCGCGATCAGCATCCCGGCCGGCTTCACCGACACCGGATTGCCGGTGGGACTGGAGGTCGTCGGTCGACCGTTGTCCGAACGGGCCCTGCTGCGTTTCGCGCGAGCGTGGGAACTCGCCGAGGCACCCCGGCACCGGCCGCAGCTCGAGCTGTCGAAGCCGCGGGTGACGACGTGA
- a CDS encoding MFS transporter: MNSGPVTGHAVELSSRDARRIALAAFVGTALEWYDYFLFGTAAALVFNRLFFTDLNPAAATLASFATFGVGFAARPIGAVIFGYIGDRYGRRPALLATIIMIGCATGLVGVLPDYAAIGIAAPAMLAVLRLVQGLAVGGEWGGATTMAIEHSPTAQRGRFAALVQIGSPVGTLVSSGAFALVLMLPAESFDSWGWRLPFLAAFPLLGIALWIRLTMEESPVFKRLAALEAEAEVPVLQLLRSAGRRLLVAVAAALLGVGGFYIMTTFVVSYGSNVLAVDRQVMVNATLAAAVLQIFVTILAGRLSERFGPGRMTVVGAVTTALAAFPLFWLIDTRNAWAITAAVAVGIALITLSYGVTGALLAELFPPALRYSGVSLGYNLAGALSGFLPLIATALLSVGRGASWPAVLVLIGICVITAVGGLAGERMRLRHDLADRPATQ; this comes from the coding sequence ATGAACTCGGGCCCGGTCACCGGTCACGCCGTGGAACTCTCAAGCCGTGACGCCAGGCGCATCGCCTTGGCGGCCTTCGTCGGCACGGCGCTGGAGTGGTACGACTACTTCCTGTTCGGCACAGCAGCCGCGTTGGTGTTCAACAGGCTGTTCTTCACGGATCTCAACCCGGCCGCGGCGACGCTGGCGTCGTTCGCCACCTTCGGTGTCGGGTTCGCCGCCCGGCCCATCGGAGCGGTGATCTTCGGCTACATCGGCGATCGGTACGGCCGTCGTCCGGCGCTGCTGGCCACCATCATCATGATCGGTTGTGCGACGGGCCTGGTCGGCGTGCTTCCCGACTATGCGGCCATCGGGATCGCCGCGCCCGCGATGCTCGCCGTCTTGCGTCTGGTGCAGGGCCTCGCGGTCGGCGGTGAGTGGGGTGGGGCCACCACCATGGCCATCGAACACTCGCCGACTGCCCAGCGGGGGCGGTTCGCCGCGCTGGTCCAGATCGGTTCGCCCGTCGGCACTCTCGTCTCGTCCGGAGCGTTCGCGCTGGTGCTGATGCTGCCGGCGGAGTCGTTCGACTCGTGGGGATGGCGGCTACCGTTCCTCGCCGCGTTCCCCCTGCTCGGGATCGCCCTGTGGATCCGGCTGACCATGGAGGAATCACCGGTGTTCAAGCGGCTTGCCGCGCTTGAAGCCGAGGCGGAGGTGCCCGTATTGCAATTGCTGCGCAGTGCAGGCCGTCGGCTCCTGGTCGCCGTCGCCGCAGCGTTGCTCGGCGTGGGCGGCTTCTACATCATGACGACCTTTGTGGTGAGCTACGGCAGCAACGTGCTGGCGGTCGACCGTCAGGTCATGGTCAACGCGACGTTGGCGGCCGCGGTGCTGCAGATCTTCGTGACGATCCTGGCCGGTCGGCTGTCGGAGCGATTCGGGCCCGGTCGGATGACGGTGGTGGGCGCGGTGACGACCGCGCTGGCGGCGTTTCCGTTGTTCTGGTTGATCGACACGCGAAACGCCTGGGCCATCACCGCCGCGGTCGCCGTCGGTATCGCGCTCATCACGCTTTCGTACGGCGTGACGGGAGCCCTGCTGGCCGAGCTGTTCCCGCCCGCCTTGCGGTACAGCGGTGTCTCGCTGGGCTACAACCTCGCCGGGGCGCTGAGCGGTTTCCTGCCGTTGATCGCCACGGCACTGCTCTCGGTTGGCCGCGGCGCGTCGTGGCCGGCGGTGCTGGTGCTCATCGGCATCTGCGTCATCACGGCGGTCGGAGGGCTCGCCGGGGAACGTATGCGGCTGCGCCACGACCTGGCCGACCGGCCTGCGACGCAGTGA
- a CDS encoding IclR family transcriptional regulator — protein MDPERAAQLETAAPVRKRHRMVDRVAGILELAARNHDGLTLTELARLLDAPLSSLQGLVNGLVAAGYLDEHDRRYRLGGAPYLLNLMAGRHLVTQVGHRELETVHADAGLTTLLSVVVGQGVFYVDSCSSTPRYDYLAKNLVRRSLIRTSSGWVLLAGFARRDLWSYLSSLPAEDDANRERFLNELETIQETGVCAAPHISEVADGVAVAVREEGRTVAAVSVVGPHEEIRSRRDELVDLLTSHRRRWEQAG, from the coding sequence ATGGACCCCGAACGTGCGGCACAGCTCGAAACCGCGGCCCCAGTACGCAAACGGCACCGGATGGTCGATCGCGTCGCGGGGATCCTCGAACTCGCCGCGCGCAACCATGACGGGCTCACCCTGACCGAACTCGCGCGGCTTCTGGACGCCCCGTTGAGTTCTCTGCAGGGCCTCGTCAACGGTCTGGTCGCCGCGGGTTACCTCGACGAACATGACCGTCGCTACCGACTCGGTGGTGCGCCGTACCTGTTGAATCTCATGGCGGGCCGGCATCTGGTGACACAGGTCGGTCATCGGGAGCTCGAGACGGTGCACGCCGACGCCGGTCTGACGACCCTGCTTTCCGTCGTGGTGGGGCAGGGCGTCTTCTATGTCGACAGTTGCTCCTCGACACCGCGTTACGACTACCTGGCCAAGAACCTTGTACGCCGGTCGCTGATCCGCACGTCGAGCGGATGGGTTCTGTTGGCGGGTTTCGCGCGCCGGGATCTGTGGAGTTACCTGAGTTCGCTTCCCGCCGAGGACGACGCCAACCGCGAACGGTTCCTGAACGAACTCGAAACCATTCAGGAGACCGGAGTTTGTGCGGCGCCGCATATCTCGGAAGTCGCCGACGGTGTTGCCGTGGCGGTGCGCGAAGAAGGTCGCACCGTCGCGGCCGTCAGCGTGGTCGGGCCGCACGAGGAAATCAGAAGCCGCAGGGACGAACTGGTCGATCTCCTGACCTCGCATCGCCGACGTTGGGAGCAGGCCGGCTAG
- a CDS encoding ArgE/DapE family deacylase, with product MNTTVAPLTPDQRDRILAAVDAQFDRQIQFTQELIRHPSLRGKEASAQDLLYGAISGRGLEMDRWELDPQELATHPGAGKVEISYTGVDNVVGTYRPRSELGRSLILNGHIDVVPEGPGSQWQRSPWDAAIVDGWLYGRGSGDMKAGLAANLFAFDALIAAGLAPLGRIHFESVVEEECTGNGSLSALMRGYTADAVLIPEPEEDMLVRANVGTIWFRVRVAGHPSHPREMSSGFNAIDAAYFVVGRLRELEERWNADKGRYRYFEDLEHPINLNVGKIRGGDWNSSVPAWCELDLRIAFYPGITADEAWSEITAALAAIEHDGSGHPISAEATATGFYAEGYVLEADSDAERVLAQGHSDAFGGAELQSFTTPGYLDGRVFVQYGDIPALVYGPISKDIHGFDERVDIESVRRITKSIALFVARWCGVEESTGRH from the coding sequence ATGAACACGACAGTTGCCCCGCTCACTCCAGACCAGCGCGACCGCATCCTCGCGGCAGTCGACGCGCAGTTCGACCGGCAGATCCAGTTCACACAGGAGCTGATTCGTCATCCGTCACTGCGCGGGAAGGAAGCCTCAGCGCAGGATCTGCTCTACGGTGCCATTTCCGGACGGGGCCTGGAGATGGACCGGTGGGAACTCGATCCGCAGGAACTGGCGACGCATCCCGGTGCCGGGAAAGTCGAGATCTCCTACACGGGCGTCGACAACGTCGTCGGCACCTACCGCCCCAGGAGCGAACTCGGCCGCTCCCTGATCCTCAACGGCCACATCGACGTCGTCCCCGAGGGCCCGGGAAGTCAGTGGCAGCGCTCGCCCTGGGACGCGGCGATCGTCGACGGCTGGCTGTACGGACGCGGTAGCGGAGACATGAAGGCCGGACTGGCGGCCAATCTGTTCGCGTTCGACGCGCTAATTGCCGCGGGACTGGCGCCACTCGGGCGTATCCACTTCGAATCCGTCGTGGAGGAGGAGTGCACGGGCAACGGTTCGCTGTCGGCGTTGATGCGCGGCTACACCGCCGACGCGGTCCTGATTCCCGAACCGGAGGAGGACATGTTGGTCCGCGCCAACGTCGGAACCATCTGGTTCCGGGTCAGGGTGGCGGGCCATCCCTCTCATCCGCGGGAGATGAGCTCCGGTTTCAACGCCATCGACGCCGCGTATTTCGTGGTCGGCAGACTGCGCGAGCTCGAAGAGCGGTGGAACGCCGACAAGGGCAGGTACCGCTATTTCGAGGATCTCGAGCACCCCATCAACCTCAACGTCGGCAAGATCAGAGGCGGCGACTGGAACTCCAGCGTGCCCGCCTGGTGCGAACTCGACCTGAGAATCGCCTTCTACCCCGGCATCACCGCTGACGAAGCGTGGTCGGAGATCACTGCCGCACTTGCCGCCATCGAACACGACGGCAGCGGTCACCCGATCTCAGCGGAGGCCACCGCCACCGGGTTCTACGCGGAAGGATATGTCCTGGAGGCCGATTCGGACGCCGAGCGGGTTCTGGCGCAGGGGCATTCCGATGCCTTCGGCGGGGCCGAGTTGCAGAGCTTCACCACACCCGGCTACCTGGATGGACGTGTGTTCGTCCAATACGGCGACATTCCGGCACTGGTGTACGGCCCGATCTCGAAGGACATCCACGGCTTCGATGAACGCGTCGACATCGAGTCCGTCCGGCGCATCACCAAATCCATCGCGCTGTTCGTCGCGCGATGGTGCGGTGTGGAGGAATCGACGGGACGACACTGA